The Borrelia hispanica CRI DNA segment TTTGACTTTCACTTAATTTTTCTCTCAAGTTTTCTTCAGGTGTTTTTTGTGCTTCTACTTGTTGTTCTAAGTCTCTTTTATTTCTGCTCTTAATTCCTTTATTTGTGTTATTATCTTGTTTACAACTGCTCATTAGTAGTAATAAAATCAAGGTGAAATTGGTTATTTCCATATAAAATCTCCTCATTTTAATAGATATTTGTGATTTTAAAATATATAGCGATTATTGTTATGTGGTATGAATTACTTTGATTATTATATAATTAGCAACTACGAAATCGTAGTTGCTAAATGTTTACTTA contains these protein-coding regions:
- a CDS encoding Mlp family lipoprotein, translated to MEITNFTLILLLLMSSCKQDNNTNKGIKSRNKRDLEQQVEAQKTPEENLREKLSESQIKGLDFLKEALSSDSEFNKFLNEDESKIKDALDHIQSELAKCTG